From Vicinamibacteria bacterium:
CGCAGAGTACGTGGCCCTGCGGCACCCCCTCTACGCCCCCGCCGGCCCCCGGGCCCCCATGGCCGTCATCCTGCGCTCGCGGACGGAGCGCCTCCGTTTCGTGCGTACTCTGGACGCGGCCCTGCTCGTCGCGGCCCTCATCGCGGTTCTGGTGGCGGTCCTGCTCAGCTACGCGGTGGCCCGCACCGTGACCCGCCCCCTCTCCGTCATCACCGCCACCATGAGGGAAATGGCGGCCACCGGCGACCTCACCCGCAAGATCCCGGGGGGCCGCGTCTGGGACGACGAGGACGCCCACCTCCTCGCCCGCACCTTCAACAGCCTCACGGACGCCATCGCGCGCTTCCAGCGCGAGGCCGCGCTGCGGGAGCGCCTCTCCGCGCTCGGCCGCCTCTCCACCGTCATCGCCCACGAGGTAAGAAATCCGCTCATGATCATCAAGGCCTCCCTAACGACCCTCCGCCGCGAGGGGGTGCCCACTCCGGAGCTCAGGGAAGCGGCGGCGGACATCGACCACGAAGTGGCCCGCCTCGACCGCACGGTCAGCGACGTCCTCGACTTCGCGCGTCCGGTCCGGCTGGAGTACGCGCCCACCGACCTCAACGCATTGTGCCGGGAGGCCGCCGTTTCCACCCTCTCCGGGGATTCGTCCCCCGCCGTGCACTTCTCCCTCGACCCCGGTCTAAACCGGGTCGTCACGGACGGGGAGCGGCTGCGCACCGCCCTCGCCAACATCCTGTCCAACGCCTGGGAGTCGGTGCGGGCCCGGGGGCCCCTGCCCGCGCCCACGGGCGACGCCACCGCCGACATCGATCTTGAGACCGTGGCTCTCTCCCCCGACCGCGCCGCCATCGTGGTGCGGGACCGCGGAGTGGGCATCGACCCCGCGGATCTGCCCCACGTTTTCGAGCCCTATTTCACAACCAAGCGCACGGGGACCGGGCTCGGCCTCGCTATCGCCAAGAACATCATCGATTCGCTGGGGGGCACGCTCTCCGCCCAGAACCGCCCCCCCGAAGGGGCGGAGGTCCGGATCGAGCTGCCCACCGCGGAGCCGCGCCCCTCCGCCACCGCCCCCGGGGCCGCCTGAGATGGAGCCCCGCGGCAGCATCCTCTTGGTCGACGACGAGGAGCGCATCCTCAAGGCCCTCGGGCGGGCTCTGCGCGAGGAGGGGCACGAGGTCGTGGCCACCTCCAGCGCCCGGGAGGCTCAGCGCCTCTTGTCCGGGCGCACCTTCGACCTCTTCGTGGTCGACAACCGGATGCCCGAGCGGACGGGCCTGGAGCTCATCCGGGACCTCCTGGCCTCCGCGCCGGAAGGCGACCGGCCGCAGGTCATCATGATGACCGCCCACGCCACCGTGGAGAACGCCATCGAGGCCATGAAGCTGGGGGCCTTCGACTACCTGCAAAAGCCCTTCGAGGTCGAGGAACTCCTGGTCGCCGTGCGGCGCGCGCTCGAGCACCAGCGCCTGCGTACCCAGCACCTCTACCTCCTGAGCGAGCGCGACGAGCAGTTCAACCACTACGGCATCGTGGGAGGGAGCCGGGCCATCCAGGACCTCCTCCACAAGCTGGAGCAGGTGGCTCTGACCAAGAGCACCGTCCTCATCAGCGGGGAGACGGGGACGGGCAAGGAGCTGGCGGCGCGGGCCATCCACGACCGCAGCGCCCAGCGGGGGCTGCCCCTCATCAAGGTGAACTGCGCCGCCATACCCGAGACCCTGCTGGAGTCGGAGCTCTTCGGCCATGTCCGGGGGGCCTTCACGGGGGCCACCTCCAACAAGAAGGGAAAGTTCGCCCTCGCCGACGGAGGAACCCTCTTCTTGGACGAGATCGGAGCCACGAGCTCGGCCCTCCAGGCCAAGCTGCTGCGCGTCCTCCAGGAGCGGGAGTTCGAACCTCTGGGCGCGGAGCGCACCCAAACCGTCGACCTCAGGGTGATCGCCGCCACCAACCGTGACCTGCCGCGGATGGTCGCGGAGGGCCGCTTCCAGGAGGACCTCTTCTATCGGCTGAGCGTCATCCCCATCGCCCTCCCCCCTCTGCGCGAGCGACGCGACGACATCCCGGCGCTGGTGGACCATTTTCTGCGCAAGCACGCGCAGCGCACGGGCAAACGGATTGACGGGGTGGCCAAGGACGCGCTGGCCTCGCTGCAGTCCTACGACTGGCCGGGAAACGTCCGCGAGCTCGAGAACACGATCGAGCGCGCGGTGGTCCTGTCCAGCGGCCCGGTGATTGAGGCGGCCGACGTCTCCCCCTCGGGGGCAGGGGGAGCCGCCCCCTCCGGCCCGCCCTCGCTGAAGCTGCACCAGAACATCGAGTGGGTGGAGCGGGAGACGATCGGCCGCGCCCTCCGGGAGGCCCGCGGGGTTAAGAAGGCCGCGGCCGAGCTTCTCGGCATCAGCCAGCGCGCTCTCAGCTACTACCTGGCCAAGTACCATATCGAGTAGGAGGCCGCGGCCGGAGGGAGGAGGCTTTCGGTGGCCGTAATCCCTTACGGCGGCCGTAAGGGGCGGGCTCCGAGAACCCGCCCGAATCCCGGATTCTGGCCCGGACGGGCGCGGCACACGGCTTGCTCCCCGTCTTTTGGGTCGCGGGGCGCCCGAGCCCCGCGGCAGGGGAGAGTGGAGCGGAGCATGAGGCTGAAGGCGACGCAAGTCCTTTCCGTGACCGCGCTCCTCGCGGTCCTGCTCGACCCCGCCCGCGCCCCCGGGGAGCCACCCAAGCCGCGCTCCTTCGACATCACCGCCTCCCGCTTCCAGTTCGAGCCCGCCCGCCTGGAAGTGAGCGAGGGGGACGCGGTTCGGCTGACCCTGCACTCCACCGACACCACCCACGGTTTCGGCATCAAGGAGCTGACGGTGGAGGCGGTCATCCCCAAAGGAGGAGAGCCGGTGACGGTGGAGTTCGTGGCCGACCAAGCCGGCACCTTCGAGTTCTTCTGCACCGAATATTGCGGCCCGCGCCACCGCGAGATGAGGGGGACCCTGGTGGTCACGCCCCGCTCGGCTCCCCCCTCGCCCACCCCCTCGCCCGCGCAAAGCGCAGGCGACGCGCGGAGATCGGCTTCGGACGCAGCATCTCCCGCTTCACGGCCCCGGACCCCGGCCTGCTCGCCCGTGGTCGTGCCCTCCCCCGCCCGTGCGGCGGGGGATTGAATTGAGCGATCTCTCAATAGGAGGCCCCGTGTCAGCGCGTGCGCGGAAGAACGGTTCGGAGCAGGTCGTCCCCGGGCTCGTCCTCCTCCTCTTTGCCCTCGCCCTCGGCGCCTGCGGGGGCTCCTTGTCCCCCTCATCGCCCTCGACTCCCGCTCCCACCCCCACCCCGTCGGGTCCCCCCGGGCCCACCGTCCTCCTCACCTCGATGGGGGCCAGCCCGAAGACGATTCAGGTCCCCTTGGGCAGCCGGGTGACGTTCGTCAATCAGGACAACCAGGACCACGAGAT
This genomic window contains:
- a CDS encoding ATP-binding protein, with the protein product MKLLSSLQNRIFLASALLAILSITFAIRFVTVRVTGEAEQELRRGLVEAGDLVEQQHAARLETLTVMARLIADLPKLKAVVDTGDPPTVQPLAQDYKARVRADVCVVTGRRGQVLVAIGAPAAEMEGSPAVRTALAGRESVTFRPAPGGLLEIVTVPVAIGPDPPEVAGTLSLGFALDDALAARFKAVTESEVAFALDGQLRAATLPGGRGPALSSVLESDAIATVLLDGAEYVALRHPLYAPAGPRAPMAVILRSRTERLRFVRTLDAALLVAALIAVLVAVLLSYAVARTVTRPLSVITATMREMAATGDLTRKIPGGRVWDDEDAHLLARTFNSLTDAIARFQREAALRERLSALGRLSTVIAHEVRNPLMIIKASLTTLRREGVPTPELREAAADIDHEVARLDRTVSDVLDFARPVRLEYAPTDLNALCREAAVSTLSGDSSPAVHFSLDPGLNRVVTDGERLRTALANILSNAWESVRARGPLPAPTGDATADIDLETVALSPDRAAIVVRDRGVGIDPADLPHVFEPYFTTKRTGTGLGLAIAKNIIDSLGGTLSAQNRPPEGAEVRIELPTAEPRPSATAPGAA
- a CDS encoding sigma-54 dependent transcriptional regulator, with protein sequence MEPRGSILLVDDEERILKALGRALREEGHEVVATSSAREAQRLLSGRTFDLFVVDNRMPERTGLELIRDLLASAPEGDRPQVIMMTAHATVENAIEAMKLGAFDYLQKPFEVEELLVAVRRALEHQRLRTQHLYLLSERDEQFNHYGIVGGSRAIQDLLHKLEQVALTKSTVLISGETGTGKELAARAIHDRSAQRGLPLIKVNCAAIPETLLESELFGHVRGAFTGATSNKKGKFALADGGTLFLDEIGATSSALQAKLLRVLQEREFEPLGAERTQTVDLRVIAATNRDLPRMVAEGRFQEDLFYRLSVIPIALPPLRERRDDIPALVDHFLRKHAQRTGKRIDGVAKDALASLQSYDWPGNVRELENTIERAVVLSSGPVIEAADVSPSGAGGAAPSGPPSLKLHQNIEWVERETIGRALREARGVKKAAAELLGISQRALSYYLAKYHIE
- a CDS encoding cupredoxin domain-containing protein — translated: MRLKATQVLSVTALLAVLLDPARAPGEPPKPRSFDITASRFQFEPARLEVSEGDAVRLTLHSTDTTHGFGIKELTVEAVIPKGGEPVTVEFVADQAGTFEFFCTEYCGPRHREMRGTLVVTPRSAPPSPTPSPAQSAGDARRSASDAASPASRPRTPACSPVVVPSPARAAGD